The following proteins are co-located in the Vallicoccus soli genome:
- a CDS encoding phosphomannose isomerase type II C-terminal cupin domain, whose protein sequence is MTQLDGVDRVEALDGLGGPGGLGSGGAVGGPPAVHVDHRPWGRFELLLLNGRASVKVLTVEPGARLSLQRHARRDEWWQMLDDGLEVEVDGQARAVPRGERAWVPRGAAHRVRNTGDAPARFLEIAFGDFDEDDIERLADDYRRA, encoded by the coding sequence GTGACGCAGCTCGACGGGGTGGACCGGGTCGAGGCCCTCGACGGCCTCGGGGGCCCCGGGGGGCTCGGGAGCGGCGGTGCCGTGGGCGGGCCGCCGGCGGTCCACGTCGACCACCGGCCCTGGGGCCGGTTCGAGCTGCTGCTGCTCAACGGCCGTGCGAGCGTCAAGGTCCTCACGGTGGAGCCGGGGGCCCGGCTGTCCCTGCAGCGGCACGCCCGCCGCGACGAGTGGTGGCAGATGCTCGACGACGGGCTCGAGGTCGAGGTCGACGGGCAGGCCCGCGCCGTGCCCCGCGGCGAGCGGGCGTGGGTGCCCCGCGGCGCCGCCCACCGCGTCCGCAACACCGGTGACGCCCCGGCGCGCTTCCTCGAGATCGCCTTCGGCGACTTCGACGAGGACGACATCGAGCGCCTCGCCGACGACTACCGCCGCGCCTGA
- a CDS encoding alpha-hydroxy acid oxidase: MLAVLEEQLAAAQRSLPAPVYEYYAAGAGEETTLAESARAWSAFRLRPRPLRDVSAVDLTTTLLGAPLEAPLLVAPMAFHRLAHEEAEAATARGTREAGGLMVVSTRASLAVEDIGAVAGPWWFQVYVMKDRDITARLVERAAASGAQALVLTGDTPYVGVKRKVGGVRIDMPEDHFLVNLRRHLGDRVDGAAAAAQDPSVDLGAVEWLRRLTGLPVVVKGVLRGDAAQECLDAGAAGVVVSNHGGRQLDRAVPSALALAEVVDAVAGRAPVLVDGGVRSGLDALVALALGASGVLVGRPVLWALAHGGADGVRAALAAVRDDLAHALALCGAASLAELDRSFVVPAAAPVPGW; encoded by the coding sequence GTGCTCGCCGTGCTCGAGGAGCAGCTCGCCGCTGCCCAGCGCTCGCTGCCCGCCCCCGTGTACGAGTACTACGCCGCCGGCGCCGGCGAGGAGACGACGCTGGCCGAGTCCGCGCGGGCCTGGTCCGCGTTCCGCCTGCGCCCCCGGCCCCTGCGCGACGTCAGCGCCGTCGACCTCACCACCACGCTGCTCGGCGCGCCCCTCGAGGCCCCCCTGCTCGTCGCGCCCATGGCCTTCCACCGCCTCGCGCACGAGGAGGCCGAGGCGGCCACGGCGCGCGGCACCCGGGAGGCCGGCGGGCTCATGGTCGTCTCGACCCGGGCCTCGCTCGCGGTCGAGGACATCGGCGCCGTCGCGGGCCCCTGGTGGTTCCAGGTGTACGTCATGAAGGACCGCGACATCACCGCGCGCCTCGTCGAGCGGGCGGCCGCCTCCGGCGCCCAGGCGCTCGTGCTGACCGGCGACACCCCGTACGTCGGGGTGAAGCGCAAGGTCGGCGGCGTGCGCATCGACATGCCGGAGGACCACTTCCTCGTCAACCTGCGCCGGCACCTCGGCGACCGGGTCGACGGGGCGGCGGCGGCCGCGCAGGACCCGTCGGTCGACCTGGGCGCGGTCGAGTGGCTCCGCCGGCTCACCGGCCTGCCGGTCGTCGTCAAGGGCGTCCTGCGCGGCGACGCGGCGCAGGAGTGCCTCGACGCCGGGGCGGCGGGCGTCGTCGTCTCCAACCACGGCGGGCGCCAGCTCGACCGCGCGGTCCCCTCCGCGCTCGCCCTCGCCGAGGTCGTCGACGCCGTGGCCGGGCGCGCTCCCGTGCTCGTGGACGGCGGGGTGCGCAGCGGCCTCGACGCGCTGGTGGCGCTGGCCCTCGGCGCCAGCGGCGTGCTCGTCGGCCGGCCGGTGCTCTGGGCGCTCGCGCACGGCGGGGCCGACGGGGTGCGCGCCGCGCTCGCCGCCGTCCGCGACGACCTCGCGCACGCCCTGGCCCTGTGCGGCGCGGCGTCGCTGGCCGAGCTCGACCGCTCGTTCGTCGTCCCCGCCGCGGCCCCGGTGCCGGGGTGGTGA
- a CDS encoding MerR family transcriptional regulator, translated as MQIGEVAEQIGLSLRTIRYYDEIGLAPPTARTPGGFRLYTDEDVARLLLVKRMKPLGYSLEEMRDLVELMDALASEEREDERAELLGRVELWEQAVAERVAALRQQLSYAEEFSSRVAGEKERRRARTAPRA; from the coding sequence ATGCAGATCGGCGAGGTGGCCGAGCAGATCGGCCTGAGCCTGCGCACCATCCGCTACTACGACGAGATCGGGCTGGCGCCGCCGACGGCACGCACCCCGGGCGGTTTCCGGCTCTACACCGACGAGGACGTCGCCCGCCTCCTGCTCGTCAAGCGGATGAAGCCGCTCGGCTACAGCCTGGAGGAGATGCGCGACCTCGTCGAGCTCATGGACGCGCTGGCGAGCGAGGAGCGCGAGGACGAGCGGGCCGAGCTGCTGGGGCGCGTGGAGCTCTGGGAGCAGGCGGTCGCCGAGCGCGTCGCGGCGCTGCGCCAGCAGCTCTCGTACGCCGAGGAGTTCTCCTCCCGGGTGGCCGGGGAGAAGGAGCGCCGGCGCGCCCGCACGGCACCGCGCGCCTGA
- a CDS encoding DUF6299 family protein, whose protein sequence is MATTTARRAAAALGALALLAAPGLPAAAAAPAPVAGDARTAPVELAVPGAFAGDAGAATADPGDPVPGCSDRLAATTWHAFTASATGQVLVEVTTPGWEPTVAAFPVGADGRPGAGTWCSLGGAVPLDVVAGQRYLLAVGATGGAVPGAYRVALGDAPAAPEVSLTVDPAAVLRSGRVVVGGTYRCTGALDPRAGQVVVEFSGGTLRQGGRPAGTFALDGTLALCDGEAHPWAARTGRTSAVPGRAVVALAATVCTGAGCGEGSVRGATRIARARG, encoded by the coding sequence ATGGCGACGACGACGGCGCGACGGGCGGCGGCAGCGCTGGGGGCGCTCGCGCTGCTGGCGGCACCGGGGCTGCCCGCGGCGGCGGCCGCCCCCGCCCCGGTGGCCGGTGACGCGCGCACCGCCCCCGTCGAGCTCGCCGTCCCCGGCGCCTTCGCGGGCGACGCCGGCGCGGCGACCGCCGACCCCGGCGACCCGGTGCCCGGCTGCAGCGACCGGCTGGCCGCGACGACCTGGCACGCCTTCACCGCCTCGGCGACCGGGCAGGTGCTCGTCGAGGTGACGACGCCGGGCTGGGAGCCCACGGTGGCCGCCTTCCCCGTCGGCGCCGACGGGCGCCCCGGGGCCGGCACGTGGTGCTCGCTGGGCGGCGCGGTGCCCCTGGACGTCGTGGCCGGGCAGCGCTACCTGCTCGCGGTGGGGGCGACGGGCGGCGCGGTGCCCGGGGCCTACCGGGTGGCGCTGGGCGACGCGCCGGCGGCGCCGGAGGTGTCGCTGACCGTGGACCCGGCGGCCGTGCTGCGCTCGGGCCGCGTCGTCGTGGGCGGGACGTACCGCTGCACCGGGGCGCTCGACCCGCGCGCCGGCCAGGTCGTCGTGGAGTTCTCCGGCGGGACCCTGCGCCAGGGCGGGCGCCCGGCCGGGACCTTCGCCCTCGACGGCACGCTCGCGCTGTGCGACGGCGAGGCGCACCCCTGGGCCGCGCGCACGGGCCGCACGAGCGCGGTGCCGGGCCGTGCCGTCGTCGCCCTGGCCGCGACGGTGTGCACCGGCGCCGGCTGCGGCGAGGGCTCCGTGCGCGGCGCCACGCGCATCGCCCGCGCCCGCGGCTGA
- a CDS encoding MazG family protein, whose protein sequence is MLARAAGDPQAAAVRAAGVAVQDAHDLPDARLAARLAQEAERHVVVLLPGPAGDPAADGLAEALAAELTRRSSAGAPVPEVELVPASWDVPGARLLDLVAVMDRLRSPGGCPWDAEQTHESLLRYLVEEAYEVVEAVEHGDAADLREELGDLLLQVVFHARVAEERAEAPFGVDDVAAGIVDKLVRRHPHVFGPEDGADAGPDAGPASTAADVEASWEVLKAREKRRASALEGVPAALPALHRAASLLERVRRRGVDAPAPALPAGVALPAGGDAALGDLLLALVDAAVGAGLDPEAALRGALARWSERVRAAEGAAAEAGAAPTGEADAPGP, encoded by the coding sequence GTGCTGGCCCGCGCCGCCGGCGACCCGCAGGCCGCGGCGGTGCGCGCGGCCGGCGTCGCCGTGCAGGACGCGCACGACCTGCCCGACGCGCGGCTCGCCGCCCGGCTGGCGCAGGAGGCGGAGCGCCACGTCGTCGTCCTGCTGCCCGGACCGGCCGGCGACCCCGCCGCGGACGGGCTCGCCGAGGCCCTGGCCGCCGAGCTCACCCGCCGCTCCTCCGCCGGCGCGCCCGTCCCCGAGGTGGAGCTGGTGCCGGCCTCCTGGGACGTCCCGGGCGCGCGGCTGCTCGACCTCGTCGCCGTCATGGACCGCCTGCGCTCGCCCGGCGGCTGCCCCTGGGACGCCGAGCAGACCCACGAGAGCCTCCTGCGCTACCTCGTCGAGGAGGCGTACGAGGTCGTGGAGGCCGTCGAGCACGGCGACGCGGCCGACCTGCGCGAGGAGCTCGGCGACCTGCTCCTGCAGGTCGTCTTCCACGCGCGGGTCGCCGAGGAGCGCGCCGAGGCCCCCTTCGGCGTCGACGACGTCGCCGCCGGCATCGTCGACAAGCTCGTGCGCCGGCACCCGCACGTCTTCGGCCCCGAGGACGGGGCGGACGCCGGGCCGGACGCCGGGCCGGCGAGCACGGCCGCGGACGTCGAGGCGTCCTGGGAGGTGCTCAAGGCGCGGGAGAAGCGCCGCGCGAGCGCCCTGGAGGGGGTGCCCGCGGCGCTGCCCGCGCTGCACCGCGCCGCCAGCCTGCTCGAGCGGGTGCGCCGCCGCGGCGTCGACGCCCCGGCGCCGGCGCTGCCCGCCGGGGTGGCGCTGCCCGCCGGGGGCGACGCCGCGCTGGGCGACCTGCTGCTGGCGCTCGTCGACGCCGCCGTCGGGGCCGGGCTCGACCCGGAGGCGGCGCTGCGCGGCGCGCTCGCCCGCTGGTCCGAACGGGTCCGTGCCGCGGAGGGGGCCGCCGCGGAGGCCGGGGCCGCGCCCACCGGGGAGGCGGACGCGCCCGGGCCCTGA
- the eno gene encoding phosphopyruvate hydratase, with the protein MATIEAVGAREVLDSRGNPTVEVEVALDDGTIARAAVPSGASTGAFEAVELRDSEERYGGKGVEKAVLAVLDEIGPELLGYEASEQRLVDQAMIDLDGTPNKARLGANAILGVSLAVARAAADSAELPLFRYVGGPNAHVLPVPMMNILNGGAHADSNVDVQEFMVAPVGAESFREALRWGTEVYHALKSVLKAQGLATGLGDEGGFAPSLPSNRDALDLIVTAVEKAGFRVGTDIAFALDVAATEFFADGSYRFEGGQKSAEEMTAYYASLVDAYPLVSIEDPLSEDDWAGWASLTSELGGRVQIVGDDLFVTNPERLQRGIDQSAANALLVKVNQIGSLTETLDAVSLAHRNGYRCMMSHRSGETEDTTIADLAVATDCGQIKTGAPARSERVAKYNQLLRIEEELDDAARYAGRGAFPRSAATAG; encoded by the coding sequence GTGGCCACCATCGAAGCCGTCGGAGCCCGCGAGGTCCTGGACTCGCGCGGCAACCCCACCGTCGAGGTGGAGGTCGCCCTCGACGACGGCACCATCGCCCGCGCGGCCGTGCCCAGCGGCGCCTCGACCGGCGCGTTCGAGGCCGTCGAGCTGCGCGACAGCGAGGAGCGCTACGGCGGCAAGGGCGTGGAGAAGGCCGTCCTCGCCGTGCTCGACGAGATCGGCCCCGAGCTGCTCGGGTACGAGGCGAGCGAGCAGCGCCTCGTCGACCAGGCGATGATCGACCTCGACGGGACGCCGAACAAGGCGCGCCTGGGCGCCAACGCGATCCTGGGCGTCTCGCTCGCGGTCGCCCGCGCCGCCGCGGACTCCGCGGAGCTGCCGCTGTTCCGCTACGTCGGCGGGCCGAACGCGCACGTCCTCCCGGTGCCGATGATGAACATCCTCAACGGCGGCGCGCACGCCGACAGCAACGTCGACGTCCAGGAGTTCATGGTCGCGCCGGTCGGCGCGGAGAGCTTCCGCGAGGCGCTGCGCTGGGGCACGGAGGTCTACCACGCGCTGAAGTCGGTGCTCAAGGCGCAGGGGCTCGCCACGGGCCTCGGCGACGAGGGCGGCTTCGCGCCGAGCCTGCCGAGCAACCGCGACGCGCTCGACCTCATCGTCACCGCAGTGGAGAAGGCCGGCTTCCGGGTCGGCACGGACATCGCGTTCGCGCTCGACGTGGCCGCGACGGAGTTCTTCGCCGACGGGTCGTACCGCTTCGAGGGCGGGCAGAAGAGCGCCGAGGAGATGACGGCGTACTACGCCTCGCTCGTCGACGCGTACCCCCTGGTGTCCATCGAGGACCCGCTGAGCGAGGACGACTGGGCCGGCTGGGCCTCGCTGACCTCGGAGCTGGGCGGGCGCGTGCAGATCGTCGGCGACGACCTGTTCGTGACCAACCCCGAGCGCCTGCAGCGCGGCATCGACCAGAGCGCGGCCAACGCCCTGCTCGTCAAGGTCAACCAGATCGGCTCGCTCACCGAGACCCTCGACGCGGTCTCGCTGGCGCACCGCAACGGCTACCGCTGCATGATGAGCCACCGCTCGGGCGAGACCGAGGACACGACGATCGCCGACCTCGCCGTCGCCACCGACTGCGGGCAGATCAAGACCGGCGCCCCGGCGCGCTCGGAGCGCGTGGCGAAGTACAACCAGCTCCTGCGCATCGAGGAGGAGCTCGACGACGCGGCCCGGTACGCCGGGCGCGGCGCCTTCCCCCGCTCCGCCGCGACGGCGGGCTGA
- a CDS encoding septum formation initiator family protein — MAPDPRGARPGRRSGRPQGAGRSARAGARPARTRRAGRAGAPAGAAPGGAHALRRDGRPGLTGRAAVLAVVLVALALTLAYPLRSYLGQRSDISGLRAEVAAQQQRVADLERATARWQDEAYVTAQARERLHYALPGETQYTVLEPEEAPAEDRAAAAPQAPDGPWYTELWESVGSVAGAERSAAPGEGR, encoded by the coding sequence GTGGCGCCCGACCCCCGCGGCGCACGCCCCGGCCGCCGCTCCGGACGCCCCCAGGGCGCCGGGCGGTCGGCCCGGGCCGGCGCCCGTCCCGCGCGCACGCGCCGGGCCGGGCGCGCGGGCGCGCCCGCGGGGGCGGCGCCGGGCGGCGCGCACGCGCTGCGCCGCGACGGGCGGCCGGGCCTCACCGGCCGGGCCGCGGTGCTCGCGGTGGTGCTCGTCGCGCTCGCCCTGACGCTGGCGTACCCGCTGCGCAGCTACCTCGGCCAGCGCAGCGACATCTCCGGGCTGCGCGCCGAGGTCGCGGCGCAGCAGCAGCGCGTCGCCGACCTGGAGCGGGCGACGGCGCGCTGGCAGGACGAGGCGTACGTCACGGCGCAGGCGCGCGAGCGGCTGCACTACGCCCTGCCCGGGGAGACGCAGTACACGGTGCTCGAGCCGGAGGAGGCCCCGGCCGAGGACCGCGCCGCCGCGGCGCCGCAGGCGCCCGACGGGCCCTGGTACACCGAGCTGTGGGAGTCCGTCGGCAGCGTCGCCGGCGCCGAGCGCAGCGCCGCCCCCGGGGAGGGGCGCTGA
- a CDS encoding DUF501 domain-containing protein: MRAQLGRPLRGVRAVAHRCRCGLPDVVETSPELDDGTPFPTLYYLTCPRATGAVSTLESQGLMRRMQERLGEDPELAARYADAHEDYLARREAVAHVERIAGTSAGGMPERVKCLHVLVAHSLAAGPGTNPLGDEALAALPDWGAAGPCVAPGEPDGAGTGAGA, encoded by the coding sequence ATGCGCGCGCAGCTCGGTCGGCCGCTGCGCGGGGTCCGCGCGGTCGCGCACCGCTGCCGCTGCGGGCTGCCCGACGTGGTGGAGACCTCGCCCGAGCTCGACGACGGGACGCCGTTCCCGACGCTCTACTACCTCACCTGCCCCCGCGCGACCGGCGCGGTGAGCACCCTGGAGTCCCAGGGCCTCATGCGGCGGATGCAGGAGCGGCTGGGGGAGGACCCGGAGCTCGCCGCGCGCTACGCGGACGCCCACGAGGACTACCTCGCCCGGCGCGAGGCCGTCGCCCACGTCGAGCGGATCGCCGGCACGAGCGCCGGCGGCATGCCCGAGCGCGTCAAGTGCCTGCACGTGCTCGTCGCGCACTCCCTGGCCGCCGGCCCGGGCACGAACCCGCTCGGCGACGAGGCGCTCGCGGCGCTGCCGGACTGGGGCGCCGCCGGCCCGTGCGTCGCGCCCGGGGAGCCGGACGGGGCCGGTACGGGGGCCGGCGCGTGA
- a CDS encoding Ppx/GppA phosphatase family protein — MRVAAVDCGTNSIRLLVAEATGDPAAPLADLHREMRVVRLGQGVDRTGRFAPEALERTLAACRDYAEVVRGLGAGAVRFVATSATRDAQDRGAFVAGVRAALGVEPEVVSGEEEARLSFLGATGELAAAGLPGPYLAVDIGGGSTEFVLGDGEVTAARSVDVGCVRMTERHLHDDPPTPAQVAAARADVEAAVALAGEAVPLRAAGTLVGLAGSVTTVTAMALDLPAYDSAWIHHARVPAGRVHEVAGRLLAMPRRERAALPFMHPGRVDVIGAGALVLSVVVERTGAAEVVASEHDILDGIALDLLG; from the coding sequence GTGAGGGTCGCCGCCGTCGACTGCGGCACCAACTCGATCCGCCTGCTCGTGGCCGAGGCGACGGGCGACCCGGCGGCGCCGCTGGCCGACCTGCACCGCGAGATGCGCGTCGTGCGGCTCGGCCAGGGCGTCGACCGCACCGGCCGCTTCGCGCCCGAGGCGCTCGAGCGCACCCTCGCCGCCTGCCGGGACTACGCCGAGGTGGTGCGCGGGCTCGGTGCGGGCGCGGTGCGGTTCGTCGCGACGAGCGCCACCCGCGACGCGCAGGACCGCGGCGCCTTCGTCGCCGGGGTGCGGGCCGCCCTCGGCGTCGAGCCCGAGGTGGTCAGCGGCGAGGAGGAGGCCCGCCTCTCCTTCCTCGGCGCCACCGGCGAGCTCGCCGCGGCGGGCCTGCCCGGGCCGTACCTCGCGGTCGACATCGGCGGCGGCTCGACGGAGTTCGTGCTCGGCGACGGCGAGGTGACGGCCGCGCGCTCGGTCGACGTGGGCTGCGTGCGCATGACCGAGCGCCACCTGCACGACGACCCGCCGACGCCGGCCCAGGTCGCCGCGGCCCGCGCCGACGTCGAGGCCGCCGTCGCCCTCGCCGGGGAGGCGGTCCCGCTGCGGGCCGCCGGCACCCTCGTCGGGCTCGCCGGCTCGGTCACCACGGTGACGGCCATGGCGCTGGACCTGCCGGCGTACGACAGCGCTTGGATCCACCACGCGCGGGTGCCGGCCGGGCGGGTGCACGAGGTCGCCGGGCGGCTGCTCGCGATGCCCCGCCGCGAGCGCGCGGCGCTGCCCTTCATGCACCCGGGCCGGGTCGACGTCATCGGCGCCGGGGCCCTCGTGCTCTCGGTCGTCGTGGAGCGCACCGGCGCCGCGGAGGTCGTCGCCAGCGAGCACGACATCCTCGACGGCATCGCCCTGGACCTGCTCGGGTGA
- a CDS encoding uracil-DNA glycosylase — MIARGEGQDPDRLPVAPGTGWPGDPAGPSTPVARDPAQVAALAAAAPDLRELEARQSVCRACPRLVAWREDVAAARRRAYADQRYWGRPVPGWGEEHPRVLVVGLAPAAHGGNRTGRIFTGDPSGDWLFAALHRAGLAAQPTSVRAGDGQRLLGTRMLAAVRCAPPDNRPSVEERDACAPWARAEVAAVLPGLRVVVALGAFAWQASLGLLSGAGVQVPRPRPRFGHGAEVALEGPSGTLLLLGSFHPSQQNTATRRLTAPMLDDVLGRAARAAGLPAGPRGGSPAPEVG, encoded by the coding sequence GTGATCGCCCGCGGGGAGGGGCAGGACCCCGACCGGCTCCCGGTCGCCCCGGGCACCGGGTGGCCCGGCGACCCGGCGGGCCCTTCGACGCCGGTCGCGCGCGACCCCGCGCAGGTCGCGGCGCTCGCCGCGGCGGCGCCGGACCTGCGCGAGCTCGAGGCCCGCCAGTCGGTGTGCCGCGCCTGCCCGCGCCTCGTGGCGTGGCGCGAGGACGTGGCGGCCGCCCGGCGCCGGGCGTACGCCGACCAGCGCTACTGGGGGCGGCCCGTGCCGGGGTGGGGCGAGGAGCACCCCCGCGTGCTCGTGGTCGGGCTGGCCCCGGCCGCGCACGGCGGCAACCGCACGGGGCGGATCTTCACCGGGGACCCCAGCGGCGACTGGCTCTTCGCGGCCCTGCACCGCGCCGGGCTCGCGGCGCAGCCGACGTCGGTGCGCGCGGGGGACGGGCAGCGGCTCCTGGGCACGCGCATGCTCGCGGCCGTGCGCTGCGCCCCGCCGGACAACAGGCCGAGCGTCGAGGAGCGCGACGCGTGCGCGCCGTGGGCGCGGGCCGAGGTCGCGGCCGTGCTGCCCGGGCTGCGCGTCGTCGTGGCGCTGGGGGCGTTCGCCTGGCAGGCCTCGCTCGGGCTGCTGAGCGGCGCCGGCGTGCAGGTGCCGCGGCCCCGCCCGCGCTTCGGGCACGGCGCCGAGGTCGCCCTCGAGGGGCCGTCGGGAACCCTCCTGCTCCTCGGGTCGTTCCACCCGAGCCAGCAGAACACCGCCACCCGCCGGCTCACCGCGCCGATGCTCGACGACGTGCTCGGGCGCGCGGCGCGGGCCGCCGGGCTGCCCGCCGGACCCCGGGGCGGTTCACCGGCCCCCGAGGTGGGATGA
- a CDS encoding NAD(P)/FAD-dependent oxidoreductase, protein MTKPRILIVGGGYVGMYTALRLQRKLARSEAEIVVVDPRSYMTYQPFLPEAAAGSLEPRHVVVPLRKVLPGCDVLTASVSGIDHARKTATVIPHQGDAFEVSYDHLVVALGSVARTLPIPGLAECGVGFKRVEEAIFLRNHVIDQLDIAESTDDEALRRRALTFVFVGGGYAGVEAFAELEDMARDACRYYENITPADMHWVLVEASNRILPEVGWEMGQYTLERLRERGMDVRLETLLKSTVDKHVVLSDGSEFDTNTVVWTAGVKPHPLLKETDLPVDDKGRLMATAELRVEGVEGAWTAGDCAAVPDVTKGPGNFTGPSAQHAVRQAKRLADNIVAELRGLPTQNYRHEYAGSVASLGLHKGVAAVYGVKLKGWPAWLMHRAYHLSRVPTTTRKAQVLADWTTAALFRRETVSLGSLSRPRDEFSTYAVRTQPEPALNPGKGQ, encoded by the coding sequence ATGACCAAGCCCCGGATCCTCATCGTCGGCGGCGGCTACGTCGGCATGTACACGGCCCTGCGCCTGCAGCGGAAGCTGGCGCGCAGCGAGGCGGAGATCGTCGTCGTCGACCCGCGCTCCTACATGACGTACCAGCCGTTCCTGCCGGAGGCCGCGGCGGGCAGCCTCGAGCCGCGCCACGTCGTGGTCCCGCTGCGCAAGGTGCTGCCGGGCTGCGACGTGCTCACCGCCTCGGTGAGCGGCATCGACCACGCGCGCAAGACCGCGACGGTCATCCCGCACCAGGGCGACGCGTTCGAGGTGTCGTACGACCACCTCGTGGTCGCCCTCGGCTCCGTCGCGCGCACCCTGCCCATCCCGGGCCTGGCCGAGTGCGGCGTCGGCTTCAAGCGCGTGGAGGAGGCGATCTTCCTGCGCAACCACGTCATCGACCAGCTCGACATCGCCGAGTCGACCGACGACGAGGCGCTGCGCCGCCGCGCGCTCACCTTCGTCTTCGTCGGCGGCGGCTACGCCGGCGTCGAGGCGTTCGCCGAGCTCGAGGACATGGCGCGCGACGCCTGCCGCTACTACGAGAACATCACGCCGGCCGACATGCACTGGGTGCTCGTCGAGGCGTCCAACCGCATCCTCCCCGAGGTCGGCTGGGAGATGGGGCAGTACACCCTCGAGCGCCTGCGCGAGCGCGGCATGGACGTGCGCCTCGAGACGCTGCTCAAGTCCACGGTGGACAAGCACGTGGTCCTCTCCGACGGCAGCGAGTTCGACACCAACACGGTCGTGTGGACGGCGGGCGTCAAGCCGCACCCGCTGCTCAAGGAGACCGACCTGCCGGTGGACGACAAGGGCCGGCTGATGGCCACCGCGGAGCTGCGCGTCGAGGGCGTCGAGGGCGCCTGGACGGCCGGCGACTGCGCGGCCGTGCCCGACGTCACCAAGGGCCCGGGCAACTTCACCGGCCCGAGCGCGCAGCACGCGGTGCGCCAGGCCAAGCGCCTGGCCGACAACATCGTCGCCGAGCTGCGCGGCCTGCCGACGCAGAACTACCGGCACGAGTACGCCGGGTCGGTCGCCTCGCTCGGCCTGCACAAGGGCGTCGCGGCGGTCTACGGCGTCAAGCTCAAGGGCTGGCCGGCGTGGCTCATGCACCGCGCCTACCACCTGAGCCGCGTCCCCACGACGACCCGCAAGGCCCAGGTGCTCGCCGACTGGACGACCGCGGCGCTCTTCCGCCGCGAGACGGTGAGCCTCGGCTCGCTGTCCCGCCCGCGCGACGAGTTCTCGACCTACGCGGTGCGCACCCAGCCCGAGCCGGCGCTCAACCCCGGCAAGGGGCAGTAG
- a CDS encoding Bax inhibitor-1/YccA family protein — protein MARQSGFGHSNPAFDRNPAFSGHSSYAAAAPAMSAADLQSMYDAPSAGPVQTQRMTLDDVVVKCAIVFGALFVAAGVTFFVLPESTAAGLALPGLLVGLVLGLVISFKQSTNPALILSYAVAEGLFLGAISRFFDAAYDGIVAQAVLGTLAAAGAMLFVFSTGRLRATPKFTKVLLTAGLAYVGIALVNLVLRLTGVLDGWGFYGAGPLGLLLCAAGVALASFFLILDFDFIQRGIQNGAPARYSWFAAAGLLMTLVWLYVEMLRLLAILRGDE, from the coding sequence ATGGCGAGGCAGTCCGGCTTCGGACACAGCAACCCCGCGTTCGACCGCAACCCGGCGTTCTCCGGGCACTCGAGCTACGCGGCGGCGGCCCCGGCGATGAGCGCGGCCGACCTGCAGTCGATGTACGACGCCCCCTCCGCGGGGCCGGTCCAGACCCAGCGGATGACGCTGGACGACGTCGTCGTCAAGTGCGCGATCGTGTTCGGCGCCCTCTTCGTGGCCGCCGGCGTGACCTTCTTCGTCCTGCCGGAGTCCACGGCCGCCGGCCTGGCGCTGCCGGGCCTGCTCGTCGGCCTGGTCCTGGGCCTGGTCATCTCGTTCAAGCAGTCGACCAACCCGGCGCTGATCCTGTCGTACGCGGTCGCCGAGGGCCTGTTCCTCGGGGCGATCAGCCGCTTCTTCGACGCGGCGTACGACGGCATCGTGGCGCAGGCCGTGCTCGGCACCCTCGCGGCGGCCGGCGCGATGCTCTTCGTCTTCAGCACCGGGCGCCTGCGCGCCACCCCGAAGTTCACCAAGGTGCTGCTCACGGCGGGCCTGGCGTACGTCGGGATCGCGCTGGTCAACCTCGTGCTGCGCCTGACCGGCGTGCTCGACGGCTGGGGCTTCTACGGCGCCGGCCCGCTGGGCCTGCTGCTCTGCGCCGCGGGCGTGGCCCTGGCGAGCTTCTTCCTCATCCTCGACTTCGACTTCATCCAGCGCGGCATCCAGAACGGCGCCCCGGCCCGCTACTCGTGGTTCGCGGCCGCCGGCCTGCTCATGACGCTGGTGTGGCTCTACGTCGAGATGCTGCGCCTGCTGGCGATCCTGCGCGGCGACGAGTGA
- a CDS encoding DUF4287 domain-containing protein, producing MHSEETHKQLLARIPAVTGKDLPTWLAALEAGPSLLRFDERVNWLRDEHDLPHGYASAIVHEHDLRRGQRAFG from the coding sequence ATGCACAGCGAGGAGACGCACAAGCAGCTGCTGGCCCGCATCCCCGCCGTCACGGGCAAGGACCTGCCCACGTGGCTGGCCGCCCTCGAGGCCGGCCCGAGCCTGCTGCGCTTCGACGAGCGGGTGAACTGGCTGCGCGACGAGCACGACCTGCCGCACGGCTACGCCTCGGCGATCGTGCACGAGCACGACCTGCGCCGCGGGCAGCGCGCCTTCGGCTGA